A region from the Hypericibacter adhaerens genome encodes:
- a CDS encoding ABC transporter substrate-binding protein, which produces MSEIAYLQRQIMRGRLSRRAFLGRATALGLSAASASLLFAQAARAATPQKGGHLVYGLVGGASTDSLDPALDSSQVPYHFGRCWGDVLIETSPTDGTAVPWLAESFDSTADAQTWSIKLRKGVTFHNGKDMTSADVVATLLRHSDEKSKSGALGIMRDIAAIEADGQYAVTLKLKAPNADLPYLISDYHLIIQPEGGDPNAGIGTGAYMVDSVEHGVRYTGKKNPNYWNPDLGHVDSIEILVINDQTARMSALQSGQVHMVNRVDPKAAKLLAKAPGVEIVPTAGKGHYVFIMQCDKPPFDNLDLRLALKFAMNREEMLKQVLQGFGTVGNDFPINSAYALFPDDIPQRPYDPDKAAFHYKKSGHSGSVLLRTSDVAFPGAVDAATLFQQSAAKAGITVEVKREPGDGYWSNVWNVQPFCTSYWGGRPTQDTMYATAYLSTADWNETKWFRPDFDKLLMQARAELDDTKRKATYREMALMVHDEGGIIVPMFNDYIDGKSDKVQGYVQDKAGEFCNGYAALRCWLSA; this is translated from the coding sequence ATGTCGGAGATCGCCTATCTGCAACGACAGATTATGCGCGGACGCCTGAGCCGCCGCGCCTTTCTCGGCCGAGCCACCGCGCTCGGCCTTTCGGCCGCGTCGGCGAGCTTGTTGTTCGCGCAGGCCGCGCGGGCGGCAACGCCCCAGAAGGGCGGCCACCTCGTGTACGGACTGGTCGGCGGTGCGTCGACCGACAGCCTCGATCCGGCGCTGGACAGCTCCCAGGTGCCCTATCACTTTGGCCGCTGCTGGGGTGACGTGCTGATCGAGACTTCTCCGACCGACGGCACGGCCGTGCCTTGGCTCGCGGAAAGCTTCGACAGCACCGCCGACGCGCAGACATGGTCGATCAAGCTGCGCAAGGGCGTCACCTTCCACAACGGCAAGGACATGACCTCGGCCGACGTGGTCGCGACGCTGCTGCGCCATTCCGACGAGAAATCGAAGTCCGGCGCGCTCGGCATCATGCGGGACATCGCGGCCATCGAAGCCGACGGCCAATATGCGGTGACGCTCAAGCTGAAAGCGCCCAATGCCGATCTGCCCTACCTCATCAGCGACTATCATCTCATCATCCAGCCGGAGGGCGGGGACCCCAATGCCGGGATCGGCACCGGCGCCTACATGGTCGATTCGGTCGAGCATGGCGTGCGCTACACCGGCAAGAAGAATCCGAACTACTGGAATCCCGACCTCGGCCACGTCGACTCGATCGAGATCCTGGTGATCAACGACCAGACGGCACGGATGTCGGCCCTGCAGTCGGGCCAGGTGCATATGGTCAATCGCGTCGATCCGAAGGCGGCGAAGCTTCTCGCCAAGGCGCCGGGCGTCGAGATCGTGCCGACAGCGGGCAAGGGGCATTATGTCTTCATCATGCAATGCGACAAGCCGCCCTTCGACAATCTCGACCTGCGCCTCGCTCTCAAGTTCGCGATGAATCGCGAGGAGATGCTCAAGCAGGTCCTGCAGGGTTTCGGGACCGTGGGGAACGACTTCCCGATCAATTCGGCCTACGCTCTCTTTCCGGACGACATTCCGCAGCGTCCCTACGATCCGGACAAGGCGGCGTTCCACTACAAGAAATCCGGCCATTCCGGCTCTGTCCTGCTGCGGACGTCGGACGTTGCCTTCCCCGGTGCCGTCGACGCTGCCACCTTGTTCCAGCAGTCGGCGGCCAAGGCCGGCATCACGGTCGAGGTGAAGCGCGAGCCGGGCGACGGCTACTGGTCCAATGTCTGGAACGTCCAGCCGTTCTGCACCTCCTACTGGGGCGGACGGCCGACGCAGGATACGATGTATGCCACGGCCTATCTTTCGACCGCCGACTGGAACGAGACGAAATGGTTCCGGCCCGATTTCGACAAGCTCCTGATGCAGGCGCGCGCCGAGCTCGATGACACGAAGCGAAAGGCCACCTATCGAGAGATGGCCCTCATGGTGCATGACGAGGGCGGCATCATCGTCCCGATGTTCAACGACTATATCGATGGCAAGAGCGACAAGGTGCAGGGCTACGTGCAGGACAAGGCCGGCGAGTTCTGCAATGGTTACGCGGCGTTGCGCTGCTGGCTGTCGGCCTAG
- a CDS encoding winged helix-turn-helix transcriptional regulator, producing MKGIMICEGRVRLFKRVDRPSRYWQAAFNIPGRKRPVVKSSRVPDLAQATAWAERTLAMLMPARKAVIDRSAAMPAFIAADFAPTIRNAKRSVERELALRILEAFDRDPALSQRELARQLGISIGVANHYIGNCVRHGLVGKSNARPSRHSRPAYILTEKGRAQKDLLVSWHVERNLTFFRELRDQYERLCRVCIDRGFRRVVLVGTGDVAAIARLALADMGLSGVSMIEVDPQAIDRIAEAAGAERDGAFVVTDFAAPDRVFAVLCQIAGAGRVFAPPVLIGR from the coding sequence ATGAAGGGGATCATGATCTGCGAAGGGCGCGTGCGGCTTTTCAAGCGCGTCGACCGTCCTTCCCGATATTGGCAGGCCGCCTTCAATATCCCCGGCCGGAAGCGACCTGTCGTCAAAAGCAGCCGGGTGCCGGATTTGGCCCAGGCGACGGCTTGGGCGGAGCGCACCCTGGCGATGCTGATGCCGGCCCGCAAAGCGGTGATTGATCGTTCGGCCGCCATGCCGGCCTTCATCGCCGCGGATTTCGCCCCCACCATCCGCAATGCCAAGCGCAGTGTCGAGCGCGAGCTCGCTCTGCGCATCCTCGAGGCATTCGATCGGGATCCGGCCCTCTCTCAGCGAGAGCTGGCCCGCCAACTCGGCATCTCCATCGGCGTCGCCAACCATTATATCGGCAACTGCGTGCGGCACGGGTTGGTTGGCAAATCCAACGCACGGCCCAGCCGGCATTCGCGCCCCGCCTACATCCTCACGGAGAAAGGGCGGGCGCAGAAGGATCTGCTCGTCTCCTGGCATGTCGAGCGGAACCTGACGTTCTTTCGCGAGCTTCGCGATCAGTATGAGCGCCTGTGCCGGGTCTGCATCGATCGCGGATTTCGCCGCGTCGTTCTCGTCGGGACGGGTGACGTCGCCGCGATCGCGAGGCTGGCTCTGGCCGACATGGGGTTGAGCGGCGTCAGCATGATCGAAGTCGACCCGCAGGCGATCGACCGGATCGCGGAAGCGGCGGGCGCGGAGCGGGACGGTGCCTTCGTCGTCACCGATTTCGCTGCACCTGACCGTGTGTTTGCGGTTTTGTGTCAGATCGCCGGCGCCGGCCGCGTCTTCGCGCCACCGGTTCTCATCGGACGCTGA
- a CDS encoding alpha/beta hydrolase, with protein sequence MAYDQLDDVTINTQFSPRIAVPDCEEWLARDAKLSADTRAALRHTADIAYGESPGERLDVFPATDPGAPIHVYIHGGYWRALDKSDFSYVARPLVAAGATTVLLNYDLCPKVTLDIIVQQIRNAVIWVYRHAGLLGGSADRIYLSGSSAGAHLAAMMLAQDWSRSPVPDDVIKGAVCITGIYDVEPVLRIQANEQIRLKPEMVARNSPLRFAPRRRCPALVAVGAKETPEWIKQSEAYEAHLKRHGLPTSLLKLPDTHHFSITQSLSWPDSVLARAMLQQMGL encoded by the coding sequence ATGGCCTACGACCAGCTCGACGACGTCACCATCAACACGCAGTTCAGCCCGCGCATCGCCGTGCCGGATTGCGAAGAATGGCTGGCCCGCGACGCCAAGCTCTCCGCCGACACCCGTGCCGCCCTCCGGCATACCGCCGACATCGCCTATGGCGAAAGCCCGGGCGAGCGCCTCGATGTCTTTCCGGCCACCGATCCCGGCGCCCCCATCCATGTCTATATCCATGGCGGCTATTGGCGGGCGCTCGACAAGAGCGATTTCAGCTATGTCGCGCGGCCGCTGGTCGCCGCCGGCGCCACGACGGTCCTCCTCAATTACGACCTCTGCCCCAAGGTCACGCTCGACATCATCGTCCAGCAGATCCGCAACGCGGTGATCTGGGTCTACCGCCATGCAGGTCTGCTCGGCGGCAGCGCCGACCGGATCTATCTCTCCGGCAGCTCGGCCGGCGCCCATCTGGCGGCGATGATGCTGGCCCAGGACTGGAGCCGGAGCCCCGTCCCCGACGATGTGATCAAGGGGGCCGTCTGCATCACCGGCATCTATGACGTGGAGCCCGTGCTGCGCATCCAGGCCAACGAGCAGATCCGGCTCAAGCCGGAGATGGTGGCGCGCAACAGCCCGCTGCGTTTCGCGCCGCGCCGGCGATGCCCGGCGCTGGTGGCCGTGGGAGCCAAGGAGACGCCGGAATGGATCAAGCAGTCCGAAGCCTATGAGGCGCATCTGAAGCGTCACGGTCTTCCCACGAGCCTTCTCAAGCTGCCGGACACGCACCATTTCTCCATCACGCAGAGCCTGAGCTGGCCCGACAGCGTGCTGGCCAGGGCGATGCTGCAGCAGATGGGCCTCTAG
- a CDS encoding enoyl-CoA hydratase, whose translation MTSLANEPELLSRTEDGIAILTLNRPEARNALSVSLLGALRGEIERWSADPAIQVLIIAGNGPAFCAGHDLREIRALKSRERYEEVFARCSDLMRAIRRSPKPVIAQVHGIATAAGCQLVAGCDLAVAESGARFATPGVNIGLFCSTPAVSLSRAIARKPAMEMLLTGDLIDAAEARRLGLINRVVPAASLAAETLALARQIASKSSAVLALGKEAFYRQAELGFDEALRYASAVMVENLMQADAEEGIDAFLEKRKPHWHD comes from the coding sequence ATGACGAGCCTCGCGAACGAGCCCGAGCTGCTCTCCCGGACCGAGGATGGCATCGCCATCCTGACGCTGAACCGTCCGGAGGCGCGCAACGCCCTCTCCGTCTCGCTCCTGGGCGCATTGCGGGGCGAGATCGAGCGATGGAGCGCCGACCCCGCCATCCAGGTGCTGATCATCGCCGGCAACGGCCCCGCCTTCTGCGCCGGCCATGACCTGCGGGAGATTCGTGCCCTCAAAAGCCGCGAGCGCTACGAGGAGGTGTTCGCGCGCTGCAGCGACCTCATGCGGGCGATCCGGCGCAGCCCGAAGCCGGTGATCGCCCAGGTCCACGGGATCGCCACGGCCGCGGGCTGCCAGCTCGTCGCGGGCTGCGATCTCGCCGTGGCGGAAAGCGGCGCGCGGTTCGCCACGCCCGGCGTCAATATCGGCCTCTTCTGCTCGACGCCGGCGGTGTCTTTGAGCCGCGCGATCGCGCGCAAGCCGGCGATGGAGATGCTGCTGACGGGCGATCTCATCGACGCCGCGGAGGCGCGGCGGCTCGGACTGATCAATCGCGTGGTGCCGGCGGCATCGCTGGCGGCCGAGACCCTGGCGCTCGCCCGGCAGATCGCGAGCAAATCCTCAGCCGTCCTTGCGCTGGGCAAGGAGGCCTTCTATCGCCAGGCCGAGCTCGGGTTCGACGAGGCCCTGCGCTACGCCTCCGCCGTCATGGTCGAGAACCTGATGCAGGCCGATGCGGAGGAAGGCATCGACGCCTTCCTCGAGAAACGGAAACCCCATTGGCACGATTGA
- a CDS encoding CoA-binding protein, protein MTDYPDALLERIFAETRTIAVVGASPKPERPSHGVMRFLQSKGYRCIPVNPGQAGGKINGETVYARLADIPEKIDMVDVFRRSSEAGAVVDQAVAIGAKTVWMQLDVRDEAAAARGQKAGLTVIMDRCPAIELPRLEAKRARAGR, encoded by the coding sequence ATGACCGATTACCCCGACGCCCTGCTCGAGCGCATCTTCGCCGAGACCAGGACCATCGCCGTGGTGGGCGCCAGCCCCAAGCCCGAGCGGCCCAGCCACGGCGTGATGCGCTTCCTGCAATCCAAGGGCTATCGCTGCATCCCGGTCAATCCGGGGCAGGCCGGCGGCAAGATCAATGGCGAGACGGTCTATGCGCGGCTCGCCGACATCCCGGAGAAGATCGACATGGTCGACGTGTTCCGCCGGTCTTCCGAGGCGGGCGCCGTGGTCGACCAGGCCGTCGCCATCGGCGCCAAGACCGTCTGGATGCAGCTCGACGTGCGCGACGAGGCGGCCGCCGCGCGGGGACAGAAGGCCGGCCTCACCGTGATCATGGATCGCTGCCCCGCGATCGAGCTGCCCCGGCTCGAGGCGAAACGCGCCCGGGCGGGGCGCTGA
- a CDS encoding pentapeptide repeat-containing protein, whose product MAITEICDKDLSSQSLQGLNLAGKTVRRIKFDGANLSRADFSHGQFFDCSFDAVDFSGAHLARALFENCSFRGTQFVRTNASEAVFRTTTVLSYKKRSPVEVSALQVSFDGATIEGSDFTNANLNKASLSKVKANDANFSGADLRGAVFEQCSIAGAQFAQAKLDGADFSQTEDAAKALPSWAAGMVKMTRKIEAPALLAQIRRHQQWVASNGQAGARLSLLGHDLTGAEIARQDLSGADLRNCRLDFADLSGARLVASDLRGASLIKTDLRNADLRAALISEAALSKAHTEGTRR is encoded by the coding sequence ATGGCGATCACGGAAATCTGCGACAAGGACCTCAGCAGCCAGTCGCTGCAGGGCCTCAACCTCGCCGGCAAGACGGTCCGGCGCATCAAGTTCGACGGCGCCAACCTGTCCCGCGCCGACTTCAGCCACGGCCAATTCTTCGACTGCTCGTTCGACGCGGTGGATTTCAGCGGCGCCCACCTCGCCCGCGCGCTGTTCGAGAATTGCAGCTTCCGCGGCACTCAATTCGTCCGGACCAACGCCAGCGAGGCGGTGTTCCGCACCACCACCGTGCTCTCCTACAAGAAGCGGTCGCCGGTCGAGGTGTCCGCGCTGCAGGTCTCCTTCGACGGTGCCACGATCGAGGGGTCCGATTTCACCAACGCCAACCTCAACAAGGCCTCGCTGTCCAAGGTGAAGGCCAACGACGCGAACTTCAGCGGTGCCGATCTGCGCGGCGCGGTGTTCGAGCAATGCAGCATCGCCGGGGCGCAGTTCGCGCAAGCCAAGCTGGACGGCGCCGACTTCTCCCAGACCGAGGACGCGGCCAAGGCCCTGCCCTCCTGGGCGGCCGGCATGGTGAAGATGACGCGCAAGATCGAAGCCCCGGCCCTGCTGGCGCAGATCCGGCGCCACCAGCAATGGGTCGCCAGCAACGGACAGGCGGGAGCCAGGCTCTCGCTGCTGGGCCACGACCTGACCGGCGCCGAGATCGCCCGCCAGGACCTGTCGGGCGCCGATCTGCGCAATTGCCGGCTCGACTTCGCCGATCTCTCGGGCGCGCGGCTGGTGGCGAGCGACCTGCGCGGCGCCAGCTTGATCAAGACCGACCTGCGCAACGCCGACCTGCGCGCGGCCTTGATCAGCGAGGCCGCGCTGAGCAAGGCGCATACGGAGGGAACGCGAAGATAG
- a CDS encoding pentapeptide repeat-containing protein codes for MVMEISDKDFSGRWLQGVSFAGKTVKRVKFDGADLRRADFSHGRFFDCSFDKVDFENAHLVRALFENCNFRHAKFVRTNASEAVFRGAAAPAAAPKAAALDDGEPQVSFDGATIEGSDFTNANLHKVSLTHVKANDVNFSGADLRGALFEECSIAGSEFEQAKLDGADFSQTQDAAVTLPGWAAGMVKLPARIEPEELLDLIQEHRQWIDSYGLEGSRLSLSGQDLSGMEIAGRDLSGADLRNCRLDFADLSGTRLVATDLRGASLIKTDLRNADLRAALATEAALAKARTEGARRS; via the coding sequence ATGGTCATGGAGATCAGCGACAAGGACTTCAGCGGCCGGTGGCTGCAAGGGGTCAGCTTTGCCGGCAAGACCGTGAAGCGCGTCAAGTTCGACGGCGCCGACCTCCGCCGGGCCGATTTCAGCCATGGCCGCTTCTTCGACTGCTCCTTCGACAAGGTCGATTTCGAGAACGCTCATCTGGTGCGGGCGCTGTTCGAGAACTGCAATTTCCGCCATGCCAAATTCGTTCGCACCAACGCGAGCGAGGCGGTCTTCCGTGGCGCCGCGGCGCCCGCCGCTGCCCCGAAAGCGGCCGCGCTCGACGACGGCGAGCCGCAGGTTTCCTTCGACGGCGCCACGATCGAGGGCTCCGACTTCACCAACGCCAATCTCCACAAGGTCTCGCTGACCCACGTAAAGGCCAATGACGTCAATTTCTCCGGCGCCGATCTCCGCGGCGCGCTGTTCGAGGAATGCAGCATCGCCGGTTCGGAATTCGAGCAGGCGAAGCTCGACGGCGCCGATTTCTCGCAGACTCAGGACGCGGCGGTGACCCTGCCGGGCTGGGCGGCGGGCATGGTCAAGCTGCCGGCCCGGATCGAGCCGGAGGAGCTTCTGGACCTGATCCAGGAGCACCGACAATGGATCGACAGCTACGGGCTCGAAGGGTCCCGGCTCAGCCTGTCCGGCCAGGATCTCAGCGGCATGGAGATCGCAGGCCGGGATCTCTCCGGCGCCGACCTTCGCAACTGCCGCCTCGATTTCGCCGATCTCTCCGGCACCCGCCTGGTGGCGACCGACCTGCGCGGCGCCAGCCTGATCAAGACCGACCTCCGCAACGCCGATCTGCGCGCCGCGCTCGCGACCGAGGCCGCGCTCGCCAAGGCCCGTACCGAGGGCGCGCGGCGCTCCTGA
- a CDS encoding (2Fe-2S)-binding protein: MPPWVTLLDLLRDRLALTGTKKGCDHGQCGACTVLVDGRRVNACLTLAVTRDGASVTTIEGLARDGELHPLQAAFIEHDAFQCGYCTPGQICSAAGLIAEGKAKTEDEIRELMSGNLCRCGAYPNIVAAIQQVIEKSSA; this comes from the coding sequence TTGCCGCCTTGGGTGACGCTGCTGGACCTGCTCCGCGATCGCCTCGCCCTGACCGGCACCAAGAAGGGCTGCGACCACGGCCAATGCGGCGCCTGCACCGTCCTGGTCGATGGCCGGCGCGTCAATGCCTGCCTCACGCTCGCCGTCACGCGCGACGGCGCCAGCGTGACGACGATCGAGGGCCTTGCGCGCGACGGGGAGCTTCATCCCCTGCAGGCCGCCTTCATCGAGCATGACGCCTTCCAATGCGGCTACTGTACGCCGGGCCAGATCTGCTCGGCCGCGGGTCTCATCGCGGAGGGCAAGGCGAAGACGGAAGACGAGATCCGCGAGCTCATGAGCGGCAATCTCTGCCGCTGCGGCGCCTATCCCAATATCGTCGCCGCGATTCAGCAAGTGATCGAAAAATCAAGCGCCTGA
- a CDS encoding FAD binding domain-containing protein: protein MVPFTYARPATLSEALRLGTGNPAARYIAGGTNLVDLMKVDVERPAQLIDISRLPLRSVEPSAGGGLRIGALVANSDLAYHPEIERRYPLVASAILAGASQQLRNMASTGGNLLQRTRCAYFYDTATPCNKREPGTGCSAIGGLNRGHAVLGTSESCIATHPSDLCVALAALAATVQVVGPTGERSIAFADFHRLPGETPERDTNLSAGEIVTAVTLPAEGFAAHHTYIKIRDRLSYAFALVSVAAALRMEGDTIAEARLALGGVAHRPWRVPEAEQALKGKTATPQLFAQAADITLQGARGHGHNDFKIALARLAVVRALTQAERGTPQPQSLKKIL, encoded by the coding sequence ATGGTTCCCTTCACGTATGCCCGCCCCGCCACGCTTTCCGAAGCGCTCCGGCTGGGCACCGGCAATCCGGCTGCCCGATACATCGCCGGTGGCACCAATCTCGTCGACCTGATGAAGGTCGATGTCGAGCGCCCCGCACAGCTGATCGACATCTCGCGGCTGCCTCTGCGCTCGGTCGAGCCTTCGGCCGGCGGCGGCTTGCGGATCGGCGCGCTGGTCGCGAACAGTGATCTTGCCTATCACCCGGAGATCGAGCGGCGCTATCCGCTGGTCGCGAGCGCGATCCTTGCCGGCGCCTCGCAACAGCTGCGCAACATGGCTTCGACCGGCGGCAACCTCCTGCAGCGCACGCGCTGCGCCTATTTCTATGACACCGCCACCCCTTGCAATAAGCGCGAACCCGGGACCGGATGCTCGGCCATAGGCGGGCTCAATCGCGGGCATGCCGTGCTGGGAACCAGCGAATCCTGCATCGCCACGCACCCTTCCGATCTCTGCGTCGCGCTGGCGGCGCTCGCCGCCACGGTGCAGGTGGTGGGGCCGACGGGCGAGCGCAGCATCGCGTTCGCCGATTTCCACCGGCTTCCCGGCGAAACACCGGAGCGCGACACCAACCTCTCGGCGGGAGAGATCGTGACGGCCGTGACCCTGCCCGCCGAGGGCTTCGCCGCGCATCACACCTACATCAAGATCCGCGACCGGCTGTCCTACGCCTTCGCCCTGGTCTCCGTTGCCGCGGCGCTCCGGATGGAGGGCGATACCATCGCCGAGGCGCGCTTGGCACTGGGCGGCGTCGCGCACAGGCCGTGGCGCGTGCCGGAGGCGGAACAGGCCCTGAAGGGCAAGACCGCAACGCCGCAGCTTTTCGCCCAGGCGGCCGACATCACGCTGCAGGGCGCCCGGGGCCACGGCCATAACGATTTCAAGATCGCGCTCGCCCGCCTCGCGGTCGTGCGCGCGCTTACCCAGGCCGAACGAGGAACGCCGCAGCCTCAATCCTTGAAGAAGATCCTGTGA
- a CDS encoding xanthine dehydrogenase family protein molybdopterin-binding subunit, producing the protein MTGELSRRTVLKGAAAASLIGGTVGFGTSAHAATTSPAADGLARKLSVIGTPVSRIDGRAKVTGEAKYAAEFQAPDLAYGSMVTSTIARGRIAAIDAAEALRVPGVLDVLTHANRPAMADRDEAYHDDAAPDGSPFRPLFDDRVLFNGQPVAVVLAEDIETARFAASLVKIEYAAETPATDLEAERSHAVVVEKPWKGRGDAASAFASAPVKLEAEYFIPMEHHNPMELYAATAVWESDGNLTVYDKTQGVQNVQRYLCGVFALEPEQVRVVAPYVGGAFGSGLRPQFEVVLAAQGALKLKRSVRVVLTRAQMYGLGYRPATIERLSLGAKHDGTLDAVTHEAIAMTSRFEQFSRHDTSWSGLLYKSATARYVHRLAALDLPTSCDMRAPGAATGVYALECAMDELAVALKMDPLELRLRCYSERDQNDDIPYTSKRLRECYHQAAQRFGWERRSAAPRSMRDGHELIGWGMASGIWEALQIKHTARITLAADGGAEVACATMDIGTGTYTVMAQVAAEMLGLPVERITVKLGDSSLPQAQIEGGSWGAASVSHAILRAATELRGALLTLAQATPNSPLAGLRAEETILADGRLVALQDPARAVATADLLHQAGLPTISKEAESGFEPDDRHAHNTHAAIFAEVRVDEELAIVRVTRVVSAVAAGRIINPKTAHSQIMGGIVWGIGMALHEETLIDHRFGRVMNANIAEYHIPAHADVRNIDAFFVDELDTVINPLGVKGVGEIGLVGVAAAIANAVYHATGKRIRDLPITLDKVLLRDRA; encoded by the coding sequence ATGACCGGTGAACTCAGCCGTCGCACCGTCCTCAAGGGCGCTGCCGCCGCCAGCCTGATCGGAGGTACCGTCGGCTTCGGGACCTCGGCCCATGCCGCGACCACGTCGCCGGCTGCGGACGGGCTGGCACGCAAGTTGTCGGTGATCGGAACGCCCGTCTCCCGGATCGACGGTCGCGCCAAGGTGACCGGCGAGGCCAAATACGCCGCCGAGTTCCAGGCGCCGGACCTGGCTTATGGCAGCATGGTGACGTCGACCATCGCGCGCGGCCGTATCGCCGCGATCGACGCCGCGGAGGCCTTGCGGGTCCCGGGCGTGCTCGACGTGCTGACCCACGCCAACCGCCCGGCGATGGCGGATCGCGACGAGGCCTACCACGACGATGCCGCGCCGGACGGCTCGCCCTTCCGGCCGCTGTTCGACGATCGCGTGCTCTTCAATGGCCAGCCGGTCGCCGTGGTGCTTGCCGAAGATATCGAGACCGCCCGCTTCGCGGCGTCGCTCGTGAAGATCGAATATGCGGCCGAGACGCCCGCGACCGATCTCGAGGCCGAGCGTTCGCATGCGGTCGTCGTCGAGAAACCCTGGAAAGGGCGCGGCGACGCCGCTTCGGCTTTCGCCAGCGCGCCGGTCAAGCTCGAGGCAGAGTATTTCATTCCGATGGAGCACCACAATCCGATGGAGCTCTACGCCGCCACCGCAGTCTGGGAAAGTGACGGCAACCTCACCGTCTACGACAAGACCCAGGGCGTGCAGAACGTGCAGCGTTATCTCTGCGGGGTCTTCGCTCTCGAACCCGAGCAGGTTCGGGTCGTCGCGCCCTATGTCGGCGGCGCCTTCGGTTCAGGGCTGAGACCGCAGTTCGAGGTCGTGCTGGCCGCCCAGGGCGCCCTCAAGCTGAAGCGCTCGGTGCGCGTGGTCCTGACCCGGGCGCAGATGTATGGCCTGGGCTATCGGCCCGCCACGATCGAGCGGCTGAGCCTCGGCGCCAAGCACGACGGAACGCTCGACGCGGTGACCCACGAGGCGATCGCCATGACCTCGCGCTTCGAGCAGTTCTCGCGCCATGACACCTCCTGGTCGGGGCTGCTCTACAAGAGCGCGACCGCCCGGTACGTGCATAGGCTCGCTGCCCTCGACCTCCCGACCTCGTGCGACATGCGCGCGCCGGGCGCGGCGACCGGCGTCTACGCGCTGGAATGCGCCATGGACGAGCTCGCGGTCGCGCTGAAGATGGACCCGCTCGAGCTCCGGCTCCGCTGCTATTCGGAGCGAGACCAGAATGACGACATCCCTTACACCAGCAAGCGGCTGCGCGAGTGCTACCATCAGGCGGCGCAGCGCTTCGGCTGGGAGCGGCGCAGCGCCGCGCCCCGCTCGATGCGCGACGGCCATGAGCTGATCGGCTGGGGCATGGCGAGCGGCATCTGGGAGGCGCTGCAGATCAAGCATACCGCACGGATCACGCTCGCGGCCGACGGCGGTGCGGAGGTCGCCTGCGCCACCATGGATATCGGTACCGGCACCTATACGGTGATGGCCCAGGTCGCGGCCGAGATGCTCGGCCTTCCGGTCGAGCGCATCACGGTCAAGCTCGGCGATTCGAGCCTGCCCCAGGCGCAGATCGAGGGCGGCTCCTGGGGCGCGGCCTCGGTGTCACACGCGATCCTCCGGGCGGCGACGGAGCTGCGCGGCGCCCTGCTGACGCTGGCGCAGGCGACGCCGAACTCCCCGCTGGCCGGATTGCGGGCCGAGGAGACGATCCTGGCGGATGGACGGCTGGTTGCGCTGCAGGACCCGGCGCGGGCGGTAGCGACCGCCGATCTCCTGCACCAAGCCGGCCTCCCGACGATCAGCAAGGAGGCGGAAAGCGGCTTCGAGCCCGACGACCGCCATGCGCACAACACCCATGCCGCGATCTTCGCCGAGGTGCGGGTCGACGAGGAGCTCGCCATCGTGCGCGTCACCCGCGTCGTCAGTGCCGTGGCGGCCGGCCGCATCATCAACCCGAAGACCGCGCACAGCCAGATCATGGGCGGCATCGTCTGGGGCATCGGCATGGCGCTGCACGAGGAGACCCTCATCGACCATCGCTTCGGCCGCGTGATGAATGCCAACATCGCCGAGTATCACATCCCGGCCCACGCGGACGTCAGGAACATCGATGCCTTCTTCGTCGACGAGCTCGATACGGTGATCAATCCTCTCGGCGTCAAGGGTGTCGGTGAGATCGGCCTGGTCGGCGTCGCCGCGGCGATCGCCAACGCGGTCTATCACGCCACCGGCAAGCGGATCCGCGATCTGCCGATCACGCTGGACAAGGTCCTGCTCCGCGACAGGGCGTAG